CATGAATTTACCGAAGATGGCGGAATTTATCGCATGCTCGATATTCGCATCCTTTAGGACGACAAGTGCATTGTTTCCGCCAAGCTCCAAGGCGACCTTCTTTATGTTCTTGCCACAAAGGGCGCCGATATGCCGCCCTACACCGGTGGATCCTGTAAACGAAATCATCCGTGGAATAGGGTTCTCTACGAATGAATCACCAATTTCACCAATGTCGGCTACAGTTACATTAAGCAAGCCTTTTGGCAGACCTGCTTCTTCAAAAATTTTCGCTATAACAGTACCGCCACTCATAGCCGTCTGCTCATCCGGCTTTAAAACGACTCCATTTCCAACGGCAAGGGCTGGTGCAACAGAACGCATGGATAAATACATAGGAAAGTTAAAAGGACTGATGACACCAACGACACCAAGTGGTTTGCGGTACACGCGGTTTTCCTTGCCTGGAACGAGGGAAGGCACCATCTTGCCGTCCATTCTTAAAGGAAATGATGCTGACTCTCTTGTAATGGCGATGCAGAAATCTACCTCCACATTCGCTTTGATATGGGTAGAGCCTGATTCGGCTACTAGTAGCTCAACCAGTTCTTTTCTTCTTTCTGACATAATGCGGACAGCATTTTCCATGATCGTAGAACGCTCGAATGGATTGACGTTCTCCCATTCTTTCTGCGCTTTCCTGGCAGAAGCATACGCTTCTTCAATATCCTCAATGCCAGCCATCTTGAATTCTGCGAGAACTTCTTCATTATACGGGTTAGTATCCATATAGTTGCTCTGGCCAGTGCCATCCCGCCATTCACCATTAATATATTGTTTATTCAAATCTTTATACTGTTCCATAATCTCACTCCTAGTAATATCAAGTCTCAATATTTTTACCCTTGAAAAATAACTTTAAAAGTAATCAGACAAAAAGGAAGGAGATTCTTAAAAAAACACGAAAAGTAAAGTATTGAAAAATATTCCATATTTTAAGTTCGATTTATAATATATACATTTTTTGTTTTCACAATGATGATAACTTTTTAGAATGAAGGGATGCAAAAATGATAACGTTCGGTGAAATAAAATCAGGTATAAGCTATACATGGCGGCCAGGTGTGTATGGAATCATATTAAAGAAAGAGGAAAATTTGGTTGCATTAATCGATACGGGTGCCGGAAAATA
The window above is part of the Mesobacillus jeotgali genome. Proteins encoded here:
- a CDS encoding aldehyde dehydrogenase family protein, whose product is MEQYKDLNKQYINGEWRDGTGQSNYMDTNPYNEEVLAEFKMAGIEDIEEAYASARKAQKEWENVNPFERSTIMENAVRIMSERRKELVELLVAESGSTHIKANVEVDFCIAITRESASFPLRMDGKMVPSLVPGKENRVYRKPLGVVGVISPFNFPMYLSMRSVAPALAVGNGVVLKPDEQTAMSGGTVIAKIFEEAGLPKGLLNVTVADIGEIGDSFVENPIPRMISFTGSTGVGRHIGALCGKNIKKVALELGGNNALVVLKDANIEHAINSAIFGKFMHNGQICMAVNRLIVHKDLYDEFVERFVEKTKSLKAGDPSEPDTLIGPLINRGAVDRILGEIEKAKSEGAKVVLEGSANGTLMTPYVLTGSNDVATAKNEMFGPVVTIIPVESEEEAITVANDTSFGLSGGVHAGSVEKGVEVAKQIQSGMVHVNDQSVNDEPLVAFGGEKDSGLGRFGGEWSLEEFTTVQWISAQTNPRKYPF